A genomic window from bacterium includes:
- a CDS encoding NAD(+)/NADH kinase, with product MRFGLIANLSRIGARKAIDTVLTWAQQQKHELVLCSDLQQAVPGDWRFVPQNELANQVDMIVSMGGDGTLLGTGRSVGASGTPILGVNLGSLGFLTTRTPEQIVPSLEAVVAGEYTIAERMLLKALVYGKEVTELSTALNDIVLDNGPSSRVLDINLRVNGEDVVTYKADGLVISTATGSTAYSLAVGGPIMHPKMEAMIAAPIAAFSLTTRPMIFSGDDILELRVLSRGRVANLTLDGQIVVGVREGEPVTIKKADFKLRFVSFPESSYYKLLKNKLHWGVPPDYHSEKG from the coding sequence ATGCGCTTTGGACTAATAGCGAACCTCTCCCGGATCGGCGCCCGCAAGGCGATCGACACCGTCCTCACCTGGGCACAGCAGCAGAAGCATGAACTTGTTCTCTGTTCGGACCTGCAACAAGCGGTCCCCGGCGACTGGCGGTTCGTTCCACAGAACGAACTGGCTAACCAGGTAGATATGATCGTTTCGATGGGCGGGGATGGGACTCTCCTTGGCACTGGACGATCGGTTGGAGCCTCCGGTACGCCGATCCTCGGGGTCAACCTTGGATCGCTTGGATTCCTCACTACCCGCACTCCGGAACAGATCGTCCCCAGTCTGGAGGCCGTTGTGGCCGGGGAGTATACCATTGCCGAGCGTATGTTGCTGAAAGCACTGGTGTATGGCAAAGAAGTGACTGAGCTGTCGACCGCTCTCAATGATATCGTATTGGATAACGGACCGAGCAGTCGCGTGCTTGATATCAATCTTCGCGTGAACGGGGAAGATGTCGTCACCTACAAAGCCGATGGACTGGTGATCTCCACAGCAACCGGTTCGACCGCATATTCATTGGCAGTTGGCGGCCCCATCATGCATCCGAAAATGGAAGCGATGATCGCCGCGCCGATCGCCGCGTTTTCGCTGACCACCCGCCCGATGATCTTTTCCGGAGACGATATCCTGGAACTTCGCGTTTTGAGCCGGGGGAGAGTTGCCAACCTGACGCTGGATGGACAGATCGTGGTTGGAGTCAGGGAGGGAGAGCCGGTCACCATCAAAAAGGCCGATTTCAAATTGCGGTTTGTTTCGTTTCCGGAAAGCTCTTACTACAAACTGCTGAAGAACAAACTTCACTGGGGTGTCCCGCCGGATTACCATTCGGAAAAGGGATGA
- the uvrC gene encoding excinuclease ABC subunit UvrC: MELKLANLPESPGVYLFKNAQGKVIYIGKAKNLKNRVRSYFQDSHRDVKTAALVAHVADFELMVTHNEIESLILEANLVHEYKPRYNIFLKDDKHFPYIKVSTQELYPRIFVVRKLQKDNSRYFGPYTNIKSIYKTLQFLARLFKIRSCHLVIPNPTNKKYKVCLDYHIKRCEGPCEGLVSPEVYRRNVDSLIMMLSGKSKELIRQLSERMATASDETRFEEAMAIRDQIEQIKTMMTRQSVDVGELVDRDVVNLAREGGLTVAVVMQIREGVLIGRQDFYVESEVADGDDEVLQTFLTQYYNHQPNLPEEIVIPTEVPDMKLLQSWLKESRESRIKLLVPKIGDKMPMLTLAAKNARMLLDEKLIQRKMLSERMSKMVLALKDELKLSSSPRTMICFDISNTGETDAVGSGVYFDNGKPKKSEYRHFKIKGVKGQDDFKMMREVVGRYFHRIREENLQPPDLVIVDGGKGQLSNAQEELMSLGFDKQMIISLAKRLEEVYLPDLSEPITIPKSSPALNLLKRIRDEAHRFAITYNRKVRTQRTIKSALDDIPGVGPAKRQLLLTEFGSVERIRKLSVEDLTQIKGITPKLAQAILQKLTAEAS, translated from the coding sequence GTGGAACTGAAACTTGCCAATCTCCCCGAATCCCCCGGCGTCTATCTTTTCAAGAACGCCCAGGGGAAAGTGATCTACATCGGCAAGGCGAAAAACCTCAAGAACCGGGTCCGCTCCTATTTCCAGGATTCCCATCGTGATGTCAAAACTGCCGCCCTGGTGGCGCACGTAGCCGATTTCGAATTGATGGTCACGCACAATGAGATCGAGTCGCTCATCCTCGAAGCCAACCTGGTGCACGAGTATAAGCCCCGCTATAACATCTTTCTGAAAGACGACAAGCACTTCCCGTATATCAAAGTTTCCACTCAGGAACTCTATCCGCGGATCTTTGTGGTCCGCAAGCTGCAAAAGGATAACTCGCGCTATTTCGGACCCTACACCAACATCAAGAGTATTTACAAGACTCTGCAGTTTCTGGCTCGGCTGTTTAAGATCCGGAGTTGTCATTTGGTGATTCCCAATCCGACCAATAAAAAGTACAAGGTCTGTCTCGACTATCATATCAAGCGATGCGAAGGGCCATGCGAGGGGCTGGTGTCGCCCGAGGTCTATCGCCGCAATGTCGATTCGCTGATAATGATGCTCTCCGGCAAATCGAAAGAACTGATCCGTCAGTTGAGTGAGCGGATGGCCACAGCCTCCGACGAGACCCGCTTTGAAGAAGCGATGGCGATCCGCGACCAGATCGAGCAGATCAAAACGATGATGACCAGGCAGTCGGTTGATGTCGGCGAACTGGTCGACCGCGATGTGGTCAACCTGGCCCGTGAGGGGGGACTGACCGTGGCGGTGGTGATGCAGATTCGCGAGGGTGTGTTGATTGGCCGACAGGATTTCTATGTCGAATCCGAGGTTGCCGATGGCGACGACGAGGTGTTGCAGACCTTTCTCACTCAGTATTACAACCACCAGCCAAACCTTCCCGAAGAGATCGTTATCCCGACCGAGGTTCCGGACATGAAGCTGCTGCAAAGCTGGCTGAAAGAGAGCCGCGAATCGCGTATCAAATTGCTTGTCCCCAAGATCGGCGACAAGATGCCGATGTTGACTTTGGCGGCCAAGAACGCCCGGATGTTGCTCGATGAAAAGTTGATCCAGCGCAAGATGCTTTCCGAACGAATGAGTAAAATGGTCCTGGCCCTGAAAGACGAATTGAAGTTGTCCAGTTCGCCGCGGACCATGATCTGCTTTGATATCTCCAATACGGGGGAGACCGATGCCGTTGGTTCGGGGGTCTATTTCGACAATGGTAAACCGAAAAAGTCGGAGTACCGCCACTTCAAGATCAAGGGAGTGAAAGGGCAGGATGATTTTAAGATGATGCGCGAGGTGGTCGGGCGCTATTTCCACCGGATTCGCGAAGAGAACTTGCAGCCACCCGATCTGGTGATTGTGGATGGCGGCAAGGGACAGCTCTCCAATGCGCAAGAAGAACTAATGTCGTTAGGGTTTGACAAACAGATGATCATCTCGCTCGCTAAGCGACTGGAGGAGGTCTATTTGCCTGACCTCTCCGAGCCGATCACGATCCCGAAATCCTCTCCGGCTCTCAATCTGTTGAAGCGGATTCGCGACGAAGCTCATCGTTTTGCCATTACCTACAATCGCAAGGTCCGAACACAACGGACTATCAAGTCCGCCCTGGATGATATCCCCGGAGTTGGTCCGGCCAAACGGCAACTCCTGTTGACCGAATTCGGCTCGGTCGAACGGATCAGAAAGCTCTCTGTCGAAGACCTGACTCAGATCAAGGGGATCACGCCGAAACTGGCACAGGCGATATTACAGAAATTGACCGCCGAAGCGAGCTAA
- a CDS encoding 1-deoxy-D-xylulose-5-phosphate synthase produces the protein MKYLPNIHSPEDLKKLTQEELVELAAEVRQEIVAAVSETGGHLASNLGAIELTVALHYLFDFKQDRLVWDVSHQTYAHKLLTGRGERLKTIRQYEGLAGYAKRTESEYDHFGAGHASTSISAALGFALARDLQGKEHKVVAVIGDGAMTGGLAFEGMNNAGSMKKNLLVILNDNTWSISKNVGSISKYLTGIMADEKFQRLRTEVWELTGKFKRRDKIRDTIKGIENSIKGLLVPGMLFEKLGFKYFGPIDGHDLPLLIKTLEDLRNIHGPVMLHIATKKGKGYLPAEDDAFKYHGIGKFDKVTGKAAASSADLPAYTQVFGKVMCELAEKDKQVVAITAAMCSGTGLVEYSEKYPERFFDVGIAEGHATTFAGGLAADGVKPYLTIYSTFLQRAYDQVIHDLAIQKLPVVICMDRAGLVGEDGPTHHGVFDIPYLSTVPNLTLCAPKDGNELRAMMHHTADHPQDGIVAIRYPRDIVPTPIEEAIQPIDWGKWEMLNGQSQVAILAVGSMVQPAVKAAEKFAERGIDIAVINARFVKPFDQSMLDQVKTDARVIVTIEEGQLRGGFGQAIAEHLLSSGWEGKFKALAIPDGFVTHGSRAQLLKDVGLDTDGIVNSLEQFLQQQAKTNASLFQRLILNNFSRRKDSLKNVG, from the coding sequence ATGAAATATCTGCCGAACATACATTCTCCGGAAGACCTGAAGAAGCTGACCCAGGAAGAACTGGTTGAGTTGGCAGCAGAGGTACGTCAGGAGATCGTTGCGGCCGTTTCCGAGACCGGCGGACATCTCGCCTCCAATCTGGGGGCGATCGAGCTGACGGTTGCGCTTCACTATCTCTTTGATTTCAAGCAGGACCGACTCGTCTGGGATGTCAGTCACCAGACCTATGCGCACAAATTACTCACCGGACGTGGCGAACGACTGAAAACGATTCGCCAATATGAAGGTTTGGCGGGTTACGCCAAAAGGACCGAGTCAGAGTACGATCATTTCGGCGCCGGGCATGCCTCGACCTCAATTTCCGCGGCGCTCGGTTTTGCCCTCGCTCGCGACCTGCAGGGAAAAGAGCATAAAGTTGTCGCGGTGATCGGCGATGGCGCCATGACCGGCGGACTGGCATTCGAAGGAATGAACAACGCCGGCTCGATGAAGAAAAATCTGCTCGTCATTCTTAACGACAATACCTGGTCGATCTCCAAGAATGTCGGCTCCATCTCCAAATATCTCACCGGAATCATGGCCGATGAGAAATTCCAGCGCCTTCGCACCGAGGTTTGGGAACTGACCGGCAAATTCAAACGCCGCGATAAGATCCGTGACACCATCAAAGGGATCGAGAACTCCATCAAGGGTCTGCTCGTCCCCGGAATGCTGTTCGAAAAACTCGGCTTCAAATATTTCGGCCCGATCGATGGCCACGATCTCCCGTTGCTAATCAAAACGCTCGAGGATCTCCGCAATATCCATGGTCCGGTGATGCTTCACATCGCCACCAAAAAGGGGAAGGGGTACCTTCCGGCCGAAGATGACGCGTTTAAGTATCATGGGATCGGCAAGTTCGACAAAGTAACCGGTAAAGCGGCGGCATCCTCCGCCGACCTTCCAGCCTACACACAGGTTTTTGGCAAGGTAATGTGCGAACTTGCGGAAAAAGACAAGCAAGTAGTCGCGATTACCGCGGCCATGTGTTCCGGCACCGGCCTGGTGGAATATTCGGAGAAGTATCCGGAACGGTTCTTTGATGTCGGTATAGCGGAAGGGCATGCCACGACATTTGCCGGTGGGTTGGCCGCCGACGGTGTCAAGCCGTACCTGACGATCTATTCGACTTTCCTCCAGCGCGCCTATGATCAGGTCATTCATGACCTTGCCATACAGAAACTGCCGGTCGTCATTTGCATGGATCGTGCCGGTCTGGTCGGCGAAGATGGCCCAACACACCATGGCGTCTTTGATATCCCCTATTTGTCGACTGTGCCTAACCTGACACTGTGTGCCCCCAAAGACGGGAATGAGCTTCGCGCGATGATGCACCACACCGCTGATCATCCGCAGGACGGAATTGTGGCGATCCGCTATCCTCGTGATATCGTCCCGACACCGATCGAAGAGGCTATTCAGCCGATCGATTGGGGGAAATGGGAGATGCTGAATGGTCAGTCCCAGGTAGCGATATTGGCGGTTGGTTCGATGGTGCAGCCGGCTGTTAAGGCTGCCGAAAAGTTCGCCGAACGTGGCATCGATATCGCCGTGATCAACGCCCGGTTTGTCAAACCGTTTGATCAGTCGATGCTCGATCAGGTCAAGACTGACGCCCGCGTGATTGTCACTATCGAAGAGGGACAGTTGCGGGGTGGATTTGGCCAGGCGATCGCGGAACATCTGTTGTCATCCGGGTGGGAAGGGAAATTCAAAGCTCTGGCGATCCCGGATGGATTCGTCACACACGGAAGCCGCGCCCAGTTGCTCAAAGATGTCGGCCTGGATACGGACGGCATCGTCAACTCGCTCGAACAATTCCTGCAACAGCAGGCGAAAACCAACGCGTCGCTCTTCCAGCGACTGATCCTCAACAATTTTTCTCGCCGCAAAGACTCGCTGAAGAATGTCGGCTAA
- the rpmG gene encoding 50S ribosomal protein L33, with translation MPRDRVTLACGDCKRRNYDTMKNKRLHPERVEFRKFCPHCNKHTAHKETR, from the coding sequence GTGCCACGAGATCGCGTAACATTGGCCTGCGGTGACTGTAAACGCCGCAATTACGACACGATGAAAAACAAGCGGTTGCATCCGGAACGCGTGGAGTTCCGTAAGTTCTGCCCGCATTGTAATAAGCATACCGCCCACAAGGAGACCAGGTAA
- the xseB gene encoding exodeoxyribonuclease VII small subunit, which translates to MATKKKYADFESAMNRLQELTATLESGEAKLEEAIDLYTEGLEIVKFCDQKLAEAEKKIKIITEQNGQMVEADFEGEK; encoded by the coding sequence ATGGCGACCAAGAAAAAATACGCGGATTTTGAATCCGCCATGAATCGCTTGCAGGAGCTGACCGCCACGCTCGAATCGGGTGAGGCAAAACTCGAAGAAGCGATCGATCTTTACACCGAAGGGCTGGAGATCGTAAAATTCTGCGATCAGAAACTGGCTGAAGCCGAGAAAAAGATCAAGATCATCACCGAACAGAACGGCCAGATGGTTGAAGCCGATTTCGAGGGAGAAAAATAG
- the nusG gene encoding transcription termination/antitermination factor NusG, whose amino-acid sequence MTLRWYVAHTYSGHEAKAKRYLESAIENAGLTERFGQILIPTEQVTEMKQGKRATSTKKFLPSYILIEMDLDKETQNLVVNTPGITNFVGAAGKPQPLRLEEVQRIVGQIDRSRTEEVQEVPFQAGDPVKVKDGPFQDFSGTVSEVNMERRKVKVMVSIFGRPTPVELDYLQVELVKAKA is encoded by the coding sequence GTGACGTTACGTTGGTACGTTGCGCATACATATTCAGGGCATGAAGCCAAGGCCAAGCGTTATCTCGAGTCCGCCATTGAAAATGCCGGACTGACCGAACGCTTTGGTCAGATCCTCATTCCGACTGAGCAAGTGACGGAAATGAAGCAGGGAAAGCGCGCAACCTCTACCAAGAAGTTCCTTCCCAGCTATATCCTGATCGAAATGGATCTCGACAAAGAGACCCAGAACCTGGTGGTGAATACCCCCGGGATCACTAATTTCGTCGGCGCGGCCGGTAAGCCGCAGCCGCTTCGCCTCGAAGAGGTACAGCGGATAGTCGGGCAGATCGACCGTAGCCGCACCGAAGAGGTGCAGGAAGTTCCGTTCCAGGCCGGTGATCCGGTGAAGGTGAAGGATGGTCCGTTCCAGGATTTCTCCGGAACGGTCAGCGAAGTCAATATGGAACGTCGCAAAGTCAAAGTGATGGTTTCCATTTTCGGCCGGCCGACGCCGGTCGAGCTTGATTACCTCCAGGTGGAGCTGGTCAAGGCCAAGGCGTGA
- a CDS encoding polyprenyl synthetase family protein, with product MAQTTSLNGLQYLEQNRILVDRLLDRFTPPADQHPQSIHAAMRYSLMAGGKRIRPILCLAAYEYCTGGRVTDLENVYRAMAGLEIVHTYSLIHDDLPCMDDDDLRRGIPTCHKQFGEAIAVLAGDALHVVAFQLMAETGNPQVVLELAEAVGTSGMIGGQVADVEAEGKPVSQSDVVYIHTRKTGALIRGAVRIGAILANAEPAMLKRLTSYGEKVGLAFQIIDDILDIEGDQKKLGKQVGSDCKNQKATYPGAVGLEQAKRDAGRLIDESLSLFDDDNMLTFLARFIGHREQ from the coding sequence GTGGCTCAAACCACTTCCCTCAATGGTCTGCAGTATCTCGAGCAGAATCGGATTCTGGTCGACCGTCTGTTGGACCGATTCACGCCGCCTGCCGACCAGCACCCGCAGTCGATCCATGCGGCAATGCGTTATTCGTTGATGGCGGGCGGCAAGCGGATCCGTCCTATCCTTTGCCTCGCTGCGTATGAATATTGTACCGGCGGGCGGGTAACTGATCTGGAAAACGTCTATCGCGCCATGGCCGGGCTGGAAATAGTCCATACCTATTCGCTGATCCATGACGACCTTCCGTGCATGGACGATGATGACCTCCGCCGCGGCATTCCAACCTGCCACAAGCAGTTTGGCGAGGCGATCGCGGTTTTGGCGGGGGATGCCCTGCATGTCGTCGCTTTCCAATTGATGGCCGAGACCGGCAACCCGCAGGTGGTGCTGGAATTAGCCGAGGCAGTCGGAACAAGCGGAATGATCGGCGGTCAGGTGGCCGATGTTGAGGCCGAAGGGAAACCGGTCAGCCAATCTGATGTTGTATATATTCATACCCGTAAGACGGGCGCTCTTATCAGAGGGGCGGTCAGGATCGGCGCCATTTTGGCCAATGCCGAACCGGCGATGCTCAAGCGGCTGACCAGCTATGGAGAAAAGGTCGGTCTGGCATTCCAGATCATCGATGATATTCTGGATATTGAGGGTGACCAGAAAAAACTTGGCAAACAAGTCGGGTCCGATTGTAAGAACCAGAAAGCGACCTACCCGGGGGCTGTCGGGTTGGAACAGGCAAAACGGGACGCGGGCCGTCTGATAGACGAAAGCCTGAGTCTGTTCGATGACGACAATATGTTGACATTTCTTGCCAGATTCATTGGACATCGTGAGCAGTAG
- the secE gene encoding preprotein translocase subunit SecE — protein MLEKIKRYLKETAAELRKMTWPTMDELKGSTIVVIIVSLVVAIFIGVVDRVLTFMVRTIFGGTLGG, from the coding sequence ATGTTGGAGAAGATCAAACGATATCTCAAAGAAACGGCTGCCGAACTTCGGAAGATGACCTGGCCGACCATGGATGAATTGAAGGGGTCGACTATTGTGGTGATCATCGTGTCGTTGGTGGTTGCGATTTTCATCGGCGTGGTGGATCGAGTCCTCACGTTTATGGTCCGAACCATTTTTGGCGGGACACTGGGAGGTTAA
- a CDS encoding C40 family peptidase, protein MLIGIALICLVGCSPYPRFAQYGSTTPEQKSETAEWRRTEDYLNFGAIVQKYLGKPYAGSSRYQPGIDCSLFTQEVMREYARIMLPRSAAEQYTQGLEVSRRNLMYGDLVFFETERGRITHVGIYIGFGEFIHASSSQGVIISALNETYWAQRFVGARRILQ, encoded by the coding sequence TTGCTCATCGGAATCGCACTTATCTGCCTGGTTGGTTGTTCACCATACCCGCGTTTTGCGCAGTATGGGTCTACCACGCCGGAACAGAAGAGTGAGACTGCCGAATGGCGCCGCACCGAAGACTACCTCAATTTCGGCGCGATCGTTCAGAAGTATCTTGGGAAACCATATGCCGGCAGTTCGCGTTATCAACCAGGAATAGATTGTTCGCTCTTCACGCAGGAAGTGATGCGCGAGTATGCGCGGATCATGCTTCCGCGGTCGGCCGCCGAGCAATACACCCAGGGGCTGGAGGTCTCGCGGCGCAATCTGATGTATGGCGACCTGGTCTTTTTTGAGACCGAACGAGGACGGATCACGCATGTCGGAATTTATATCGGTTTTGGCGAGTTCATTCACGCCTCCAGTTCCCAGGGGGTCATTATCAGCGCCCTCAATGAGACGTACTGGGCCCAGCGGTTTGTCGGCGCCCGACGGATCCTGCAGTAA
- a CDS encoding UbiA family prenyltransferase, translating into MSRLDYIFAARPMLHLPGWSIFLVALHYHHQLSGDRFSLEDLLVLLGITCMTAGAMYLNQVFDKESDAINQKLGYVSNGIISEQKMMRAFFLISGVGLAIGYLISFVTAAIFIVAFLLSWLYSAPPFRLKDRPFLGLFANGFSIGFLISIAVMPDLNLHNAGLLGWDNPFYFGLVVSATYCLTTIPDISGDTATGKRTIAVASSPRFAALLSTLLYATATYLAYRSGYSVLAVLSGYALCLAIWYLVTPSMKAVLIATKIPILILSGLAAYFYPAYFVFMIVMIWLTHLYYKRRFNLNYPSLR; encoded by the coding sequence ATGAGTCGACTCGACTATATTTTCGCGGCCCGGCCAATGTTGCATTTGCCCGGTTGGTCGATCTTCCTGGTCGCCTTGCACTACCATCACCAACTCTCCGGCGACAGATTCTCGCTGGAGGATCTTCTGGTGTTGCTTGGTATTACCTGTATGACTGCCGGAGCGATGTACCTTAACCAGGTATTCGACAAAGAATCCGACGCCATCAACCAGAAGCTGGGCTATGTCTCCAATGGCATTATCAGCGAGCAAAAGATGATGCGTGCGTTTTTTTTGATATCCGGAGTGGGGCTTGCGATCGGCTATCTTATCTCGTTTGTCACCGCCGCTATCTTCATTGTCGCGTTTCTGCTCTCCTGGCTTTATTCGGCGCCGCCGTTTCGACTCAAGGACCGTCCGTTTTTGGGGCTGTTCGCTAATGGCTTCTCTATAGGTTTCTTGATTTCGATCGCCGTTATGCCCGATCTCAATCTGCACAATGCTGGACTGCTTGGCTGGGACAACCCGTTCTATTTCGGTCTCGTCGTCTCCGCCACCTACTGTCTGACCACTATCCCTGATATATCCGGTGACACAGCCACCGGCAAAAGAACAATTGCCGTAGCCTCGTCGCCACGCTTCGCCGCTTTGCTGTCTACTTTGCTGTACGCTACAGCGACTTATCTTGCCTACCGATCCGGCTATTCGGTCCTGGCCGTTCTTTCCGGATATGCGCTTTGCCTGGCGATTTGGTATCTGGTCACCCCCTCGATGAAGGCAGTCTTGATTGCGACGAAAATTCCGATCCTTATTCTCAGCGGACTGGCCGCTTATTTCTATCCCGCCTACTTTGTTTTTATGATTGTCATGATCTGGCTGACCCACCTATACTATAAGCGTCGCTTTAACCTGAATTACCCGAGTCTGAGATGA
- the tuf gene encoding elongation factor Tu yields the protein MAKEKFVRKKPHVNVGTIGHVDHGKTTLTAAITMVMSKLTGSAIRTFDSIDNAPEERERGITIATAHVEYESANRHYAHVDCPGHADYVKNMITGAAQMDGAILVVSAADGPMPQTREHILLARQVGVPFIIVFLNKVDMVDDPELLDLVELEVRDLLTTYGFPGDDIPVIRGSALQAMTAGAGGAAATDPAFEPIKKLVQACDEYIPQPKREVEKPFLMPVEDVFSITGRGTVGTGRVERGIIKQGQEVEVVGIRETRKTVVTGVEMFRKLLDEAQAGDNVGLLLRGIDKEDLERGMVLAWPGSITPHKRFKAEVYVLKKEEGGRHTPFFNGYRPQFYFRTTDVTGVVKMPEGVEMVMPGDNTTMEIELIMPIAMEKELRFAIREGGRTIGAGVIHEILE from the coding sequence ATGGCGAAGGAGAAATTTGTTCGCAAGAAGCCCCATGTGAACGTGGGGACGATCGGTCACGTTGATCATGGTAAGACGACGTTGACTGCGGCGATCACGATGGTGATGAGCAAACTGACGGGTTCAGCGATCCGGACATTTGATTCCATTGACAATGCGCCGGAAGAGCGGGAACGCGGGATCACGATTGCGACGGCTCACGTAGAGTACGAGTCGGCGAATCGTCACTATGCGCACGTTGACTGTCCGGGTCACGCGGATTATGTGAAGAACATGATCACGGGTGCGGCGCAGATGGACGGCGCGATCCTGGTGGTGAGCGCAGCGGATGGTCCGATGCCTCAGACGCGCGAGCACATTTTGTTGGCTCGCCAGGTGGGTGTGCCGTTCATCATCGTGTTCCTCAATAAAGTAGATATGGTTGATGATCCGGAGTTGCTGGATCTGGTTGAATTGGAAGTCCGCGACCTGTTGACGACGTACGGTTTCCCGGGAGACGATATTCCGGTGATCCGTGGTTCGGCGTTGCAGGCGATGACTGCCGGTGCGGGTGGCGCGGCGGCGACTGATCCGGCGTTTGAGCCGATCAAGAAGCTGGTGCAGGCGTGCGATGAGTACATTCCTCAGCCGAAGCGCGAGGTCGAGAAGCCGTTTTTGATGCCGGTGGAAGACGTGTTCTCCATTACGGGTCGTGGGACGGTCGGGACCGGTCGTGTGGAGCGCGGGATCATCAAGCAGGGGCAGGAAGTCGAAGTGGTGGGGATCCGGGAGACGCGCAAGACGGTGGTGACCGGCGTTGAGATGTTCCGCAAGCTTCTGGATGAGGCTCAGGCGGGTGACAACGTAGGATTGCTGCTTCGCGGTATTGACAAGGAAGATCTGGAGCGTGGGATGGTGCTGGCGTGGCCGGGTTCGATCACACCGCACAAGCGCTTTAAGGCTGAGGTGTACGTGTTGAAGAAAGAGGAGGGTGGTCGTCACACGCCGTTCTTCAACGGGTATCGTCCGCAGTTTTACTTCCGTACGACGGACGTGACGGGAGTGGTGAAGATGCCCGAAGGCGTCGAGATGGTGATGCCTGGGGATAACACGACGATGGAGATCGAGTTGATCATGCCGATCGCGATGGAGAAAGAGCTTCGTTTCGCGATCCGTGAGGGTGGCCGTACGATCGGCGCCGGCGTCATTCACGAGATCCTCGAATAG
- the xseA gene encoding exodeoxyribonuclease VII large subunit — protein sequence MTPLPDKKEPRAYTVTAITRMIKTALEESFVDLWVEGEISDYKHHTSGHRYFILKDENASIRVTLWRGAASAVKFDIQNGQHVRIYGEISVYEKQGNYQLNCRQIVPVGVGALELAFRQLHERLQKEGLFDPSLKKPIPEYATRIGIVTSPTGAAIRDIIQISRRRNSSVELIIYPAAVQGDGAEKTIAAGIDYFNSRDDIDLLIVGRGGGSLEDLWAFNTEITVRAIARSRIPVISAVGHEIDVTLSDLVADHRAPTPSAAAEIAVWSKKDFQEQVRGTITALAGELQYLVEQARATLTNLTDRPPFRRPLDRIQQLQQTLDYTRKALDNAGKYHFDAHKNRLSLFISQLEALSPLKVLARGYSVARKLPAGPVLVAHNEITPGDRLETVLAKGKIISVVESTTE from the coding sequence ATGACTCCACTGCCAGACAAAAAGGAACCTCGCGCCTATACGGTCACCGCCATTACGCGGATGATCAAAACCGCCCTGGAAGAGAGCTTTGTTGATCTCTGGGTGGAAGGGGAGATATCGGATTACAAACACCACACCTCCGGGCATCGTTACTTTATTCTCAAGGATGAAAATGCTTCGATCCGGGTCACGCTCTGGCGCGGAGCGGCCTCGGCCGTGAAGTTTGATATTCAGAATGGCCAGCATGTCCGGATCTACGGCGAGATCTCCGTCTACGAAAAGCAGGGGAATTATCAACTCAACTGCCGCCAGATCGTCCCGGTTGGTGTTGGCGCACTTGAACTGGCCTTTCGACAGTTGCATGAGCGACTGCAAAAGGAAGGGCTGTTTGATCCATCGCTCAAGAAACCAATTCCCGAGTATGCAACCAGGATCGGCATTGTTACTTCGCCGACCGGGGCGGCGATCCGCGATATCATCCAGATTAGTCGTCGACGAAACAGCTCAGTCGAGCTGATCATATACCCTGCCGCGGTACAGGGGGATGGCGCCGAGAAAACGATTGCGGCGGGAATTGACTATTTCAACAGTCGCGATGATATCGATCTGTTGATAGTTGGGCGTGGCGGCGGATCCCTCGAAGACCTATGGGCTTTCAATACCGAAATAACCGTGCGCGCTATCGCTCGCTCACGTATCCCGGTTATCTCCGCAGTCGGCCATGAAATAGATGTTACTCTGTCCGATCTGGTAGCGGACCATCGCGCGCCTACTCCTTCGGCAGCGGCGGAGATCGCCGTCTGGTCAAAGAAGGATTTTCAGGAGCAAGTGCGCGGGACGATCACCGCTTTGGCCGGCGAACTGCAATATCTTGTCGAGCAAGCTCGTGCGACCCTGACGAATCTGACGGACCGTCCGCCGTTTCGACGTCCGCTCGATCGGATACAGCAACTCCAGCAGACACTTGATTACACGCGCAAGGCGCTGGATAACGCCGGAAAATACCATTTTGACGCCCACAAAAACCGGCTATCTTTGTTCATCTCCCAGCTTGAGGCGCTGTCTCCGTTGAAAGTCCTGGCTCGTGGATATTCGGTGGCACGCAAGCTGCCTGCTGGTCCGGTGCTGGTAGCCCACAACGAAATAACGCCCGGCGATCGACTTGAAACTGTGTTAGCCAAAGGGAAGATAATCTCCGTGGTTGAGTCGACTACGGAATAA